The following proteins are encoded in a genomic region of Hyla sarda isolate aHylSar1 chromosome 3, aHylSar1.hap1, whole genome shotgun sequence:
- the CMPK2 gene encoding UMP-CMP kinase 2, mitochondrial isoform X2 produces the protein MQCWRNHRLGLQVLFYVRSGLTNSVRMAASSMELKSRMFAVEPSSFSSNPFYFRTFSDGQQAPSMTPDDWPMLAHGGHAFSVCLTMGHRVNTARLHKVLGQQVSQQLPGSEILRLISYSPENLHGSIQKGFFILAPHSFTDAQRRLCSVLRGYKQDVQLCSYRIGEGREIWQCLWELNGEAKEMVRSQVRRVDEPVSSPFVDNIKGSAVFYSLEEACEVLEECSTVIPEAKKVLASVEQYRTMKRGHFPIIVVEGLDATGKSTLTESLKSHLNAALLKSPPDSISQWRSIFDSESSLIKRAYYAVGNYIGAAEIANASKTSPVVLDRFWHSTAAYAIATEIGGDLHNLPEPHHDVYHWPDDLLRPDLVLLLTVCDEERIRRIQSRGLTVTKEEKELEVNSIFRRKTLDKVTIHVQ, from the exons ATGCAATGTTGGAGAAACCACCGACTTGGTCTTCAAGTTCTCTTCTACGTAAGATCTGGACTCACAAACAGCGTAAGAATGGCCGCTTCTTCCATGGAGCTGAAGTCCCGGATGTTTGCAGTGGAACCAAGTAGTTTTTCCTCTAATCCCTTCTATTTTAGAACATTCAGTGATGGACAACAGGCACCATCGATGACCCCTGATGACTGGCCAATGCTGGCTCATGGAGGACATGCCTTCTCTGTATGTCTAACTATGGGGCATAGAGTTAACACTGCAAGACTGCACAAGGTATTGGGACAACAGGTATCTCAACAGCTTCCAGGTAGTGAGATCTTAAGATTAATCTCCTATAGTCCGGAGAACCTACACGGGTCCATACAGAAGGGTTTCTTCATCTTGGCCCCTCATTCCTTCACTGATGCACAGAGGAGACTGTGCAGTGTCCTCAGGGGGTACAAGCAGGACGTCCAGCTGTGCAGCTACAGAATAGGAGAAGGACGAGAGATCTGGCAATGTCTATGGGAACTGAATGGAGAAGCAAAGGAGATGGTGAGGTCCCAAGTGCGGAGAGTGGATGAACCGGTGTCATCTCCGTTTGTGGACAATATTAAAGGTTCCGCTGTGTTCTACTCATTGGAAGAGGCATGTGAAGTGCTAGAAGAG TGTTCCACGGTTATCCCTGAAGCTAAGAAGGTTTTGGCCTCAGTGGAGCAGTATAGGACTATGAAGAGAGGACACTTTCCTATCATTGTTGTCGAGGGGCTTGATGCCACAG GAAAATCCACTCTGACCGAGTCTCTTAAGAGTCACCTAAATGCCGCGTTACTGAAGTCACCTCCTGATTCCATCAGCCAGTGGAGATCGATCTTTGATTCAGAGTCATCGCTAATTAAAAGAGCGTATTATGCTGTGGGCAACTACATTGGAGCTGCGGAAATAGCGAACGCATCAAAAACATCTCCAGTTGTTTTggacag GTTCTGGCACAGCACAGCTGCCTATGCTATAGCCACCGAAATAGGAGGTGACCTCCACAACCTACCAGAGCCTCACCATGACGTCTACCATTGGCCAGATGATCTCCTTAGGCCTGACCTTGTCCTTCTGTTGACTGTCTGTGATGAGGAGAGAATCCGTCGTATCCAGAGCCGGGGCCTTACTGTGACAAAAGAAGAAAAGGAATTAGAAGTTAACAGCATCTTTAGACGAAA AACACTGGACAAGGTGACAATACATGTACAGTAG
- the CMPK2 gene encoding UMP-CMP kinase 2, mitochondrial isoform X1, whose protein sequence is MQCWRNHRLGLQVLFYVRSGLTNSVRMAASSMELKSRMFAVEPSSFSSNPFYFRTFSDGQQAPSMTPDDWPMLAHGGHAFSVCLTMGHRVNTARLHKVLGQQVSQQLPGSEILRLISYSPENLHGSIQKGFFILAPHSFTDAQRRLCSVLRGYKQDVQLCSYRIGEGREIWQCLWELNGEAKEMVRSQVRRVDEPVSSPFVDNIKGSAVFYSLEEACEVLEECSTVIPEAKKVLASVEQYRTMKRGHFPIIVVEGLDATGKSTLTESLKSHLNAALLKSPPDSISQWRSIFDSESSLIKRAYYAVGNYIGAAEIANASKTSPVVLDRFWHSTAAYAIATEIGGDLHNLPEPHHDVYHWPDDLLRPDLVLLLTVCDEERIRRIQSRGLTVTKEEKELEVNSIFRRKVEEVYKRMEDPGCVIIDASPSMETVLQEAIHVIKKHCDI, encoded by the exons ATGCAATGTTGGAGAAACCACCGACTTGGTCTTCAAGTTCTCTTCTACGTAAGATCTGGACTCACAAACAGCGTAAGAATGGCCGCTTCTTCCATGGAGCTGAAGTCCCGGATGTTTGCAGTGGAACCAAGTAGTTTTTCCTCTAATCCCTTCTATTTTAGAACATTCAGTGATGGACAACAGGCACCATCGATGACCCCTGATGACTGGCCAATGCTGGCTCATGGAGGACATGCCTTCTCTGTATGTCTAACTATGGGGCATAGAGTTAACACTGCAAGACTGCACAAGGTATTGGGACAACAGGTATCTCAACAGCTTCCAGGTAGTGAGATCTTAAGATTAATCTCCTATAGTCCGGAGAACCTACACGGGTCCATACAGAAGGGTTTCTTCATCTTGGCCCCTCATTCCTTCACTGATGCACAGAGGAGACTGTGCAGTGTCCTCAGGGGGTACAAGCAGGACGTCCAGCTGTGCAGCTACAGAATAGGAGAAGGACGAGAGATCTGGCAATGTCTATGGGAACTGAATGGAGAAGCAAAGGAGATGGTGAGGTCCCAAGTGCGGAGAGTGGATGAACCGGTGTCATCTCCGTTTGTGGACAATATTAAAGGTTCCGCTGTGTTCTACTCATTGGAAGAGGCATGTGAAGTGCTAGAAGAG TGTTCCACGGTTATCCCTGAAGCTAAGAAGGTTTTGGCCTCAGTGGAGCAGTATAGGACTATGAAGAGAGGACACTTTCCTATCATTGTTGTCGAGGGGCTTGATGCCACAG GAAAATCCACTCTGACCGAGTCTCTTAAGAGTCACCTAAATGCCGCGTTACTGAAGTCACCTCCTGATTCCATCAGCCAGTGGAGATCGATCTTTGATTCAGAGTCATCGCTAATTAAAAGAGCGTATTATGCTGTGGGCAACTACATTGGAGCTGCGGAAATAGCGAACGCATCAAAAACATCTCCAGTTGTTTTggacag GTTCTGGCACAGCACAGCTGCCTATGCTATAGCCACCGAAATAGGAGGTGACCTCCACAACCTACCAGAGCCTCACCATGACGTCTACCATTGGCCAGATGATCTCCTTAGGCCTGACCTTGTCCTTCTGTTGACTGTCTGTGATGAGGAGAGAATCCGTCGTATCCAGAGCCGGGGCCTTACTGTGACAAAAGAAGAAAAGGAATTAGAAGTTAACAGCATCTTTAGACGAAA AGTGGAAGAAGTCTATAAGAGAATGGAGGACCCGGGCTGCGTTATTATTGATGCCAGCCCCTCTATGGAGACGGTTTTACAGGAGGCAATCCATGTTATTAAGAAACATTGTGACATCTAA